GTTTTATTCTTGTATCCTGTACCAAGTCGGATCACTTGGCAGACATGTTTAAAAAAGCACTTACCAAAGTCAAGTTACAAACTAGCTAGATCATTATCAACTGTCTCTCTAAAATCAGCAAACAAGATAGGGAGTGTTAAGTGGTATGGCTTGTTGTGCCGATTATCTTGGTATGTCTGTGTGTCAGTGGATAGTATCTTATTAGGGCATCTGATATTTCTATATCTCCACTTCTTCTGATTGCTTTGTGTACCTGTTAATAAAACCTGTTTATCCCGAACTGTAATAATTTGATCACCAACACAGCGCAACTAAACTATTACCCATTGCACACTACAAGATGAGTACACCGCACTGTAATTATTGCTACTTAAGTCACTGGTGAAATATGATGTATAATATgccaaaaataaaaattgtaactgAAGTGTTTACTTACCAATTGGAAAACCTAAGTTTATAGACAGGTCTGCTAAATACAGTCAACGTATCCAGAGGTTGCTTCGGGTGCCGAACATCGACAGTAAAAATATCACCAGTTATggaaccaacaacaacaaactcagaTTTTTGTGGCCGCCAGTCTACTGAAGTGAGCCCTATatccctcaataaaactgcaacatTAAACATACATTAGTCTAAACTGAAGCAAGAATAATTTAAATGTCATTTAACAGTATATTTCTACCTGAAGATGGTTGGGATTTCCTCGTGTCCCACAACAGTGCTGTACCATCAAGAGAAGTTGATGCCAGAAGGCATCTGTCCATAGAACTAGTTGTCACTGACGTCACATGATGTGCATGAGCAGGTCTGTACGTATGTTCTGGAGCTAGTGCCTCTATATCCCATACCTTTATACTAAATAtgataaacattttaaaattaaatttacccACAGTAATAATGCATGCTTATAATTAACTGTGGCAAAACATGTGAGATATATTACCTGCAATCAAAACTTCCTGAAACAACCTTCTTCTTATCGTTAAATGTTGAAAGGGAGCTAACACTATCATCATGCTCGCAAGCAGACCCGAGGCATGTAAAATGAAATGAATCTTTATCCTCAGATTCAATCAAGGCGAGTACTTGAATAACACCAGAGTCTTCGCCAACAACAATCTAAgacatgaaattttaaatcaacatTTGTTGAAATGTAGATGCATATATACTTACTGAGTACATGCAAAAACCACTGACAATATTGTTTAGTATATCAATAAACCTAACAAAAGCTCCTTCAAAGCGCAGAACTGTGCAAAATTCGGCCAACATGGGTGAATGTCACTTGTTTCCCGAAAAATTAAAtacttctaaaaatggttcaaatggctctgagcattatgggactcaactgctgaggtcattagtcccctagaacttagaactagttaaacctaaccaacctaaggacatcacaaacatccatgcccgaggcaggattcgaacctgcgaccgtagcggtcttgcggttccagactgcagcgcctttaaccgcacggccacgtcgacCGGATAAATACTTCTACTGAATACTTACTTTATACTTATCTTGCAGGAACTTCCCATCGCATACACCCGTCTCACGATCAACGCCTGCTAGACATTTATACACATCTGGCGTAAGTTCTGCATCCTCAAAATACCACAGCGAGCCACACCAAAAGCGCCCCGTTAATTCTGAACATCCAAGTAACGTAGATCCATCTGCAgaacaaacaaatcagtaacacacacacacacacacacacacacacacacacacacacacacacatcactgaaACAAACATACCTTCAGCAATTTCGATGATATCTAAATATTTTGCAATGCCTGTAACAGGTTCTTGTTGCAAGTTGCGATAAGCTTCAGCATTCCGATTAGGCTCTACTTCGTACAGTCCTACGTCTGTCTCCATTTCCAAGATGCTCTCTAGCTAGTACCTACCTAAACTTAACAATCCCTCTTTTCTGCTACAAAATTCGAAACATGCTCTTTCCGCTTGTAACAAATGCCCTCGGCCAGTATTGCCAACATACCGATTAACATCGTCGTGTATACCCATTCATATTTAGTTACCAACCACTGACCATACACGTCATATAGGTGTCGTCAGTATACATTAAAAAGTAAATAGAATTAAATGCATAATAAAGTCACAGCTATTCATAAAATGATAACAACATTAACATCGGACAGAGAAATCAACAGAATAAAATACGACAGTACGGCACAATATACTATGATACGTACTACTTATACTgttagataataagtaaatacattTAGATATATACATACACGACAAGTATATATATCGTAATAAACTATTTCAATAACAGGGTAGAGAAATCAAGGGAAGAAAAATATACAGCACAATATGCTCCTTATACTAATAACACAGGTTAcaattta
This genomic stretch from Schistocerca cancellata isolate TAMUIC-IGC-003103 chromosome 5, iqSchCanc2.1, whole genome shotgun sequence harbors:
- the LOC126188226 gene encoding methylosome protein 50-like, coding for METDVGLYEVEPNRNAEAYRNLQQEPVTGIAKYLDIIEIAEDGSTLLGCSELTGRFWCGSLWYFEDAELTPDVYKCLAGVDRETGVCDGKFLQDKYKIVVGEDSGVIQVLALIESEDKDSFHFTCLGSACEHDDSVSSLSTFNDKKKVVSGSFDCSIKVWDIEALAPEHTYRPAHAHHVTSVTTSSMDRCLLASTSLDGTALLWDTRKSQPSSVLLRDIGLTSVDWRPQKSEFVVVGSITGDIFTVDVRHPKQPLDTLTVFSRPVYKLRFSNCHDLLAACAESTEVKVFDFKSDTATEIYSDDRHKDFVRGIAWHQRDTSFYTCGWDKQVFRHIPSEASAEMEVNEVGGDRALS